In the Sandaracinus amylolyticus genome, GCGTGCGCGCGCAGCGCGCGATCAGCGCGAGGTCGATCGCCTCGAACGACGCGATCTTGTACGCCGGCGCACCGAGCTCCTCGAGCAGGTCGACCGCGCTCTCGTCGAACGGAGTGCTGAACACCGTGAGCCCGAGCTCCCGACCCTTCGCGAAGAGTGGGGCGTGCCACTCCCACGGCGTCTGCGCCTCCTTGTAGAGGTCGTAGAGCGAATACCCGTCCCACAAGCCGCCGCGGATCTGGAACTCCTCCTGCGGCGCATCGATCGTCATCGTGTCGGGCGTGTACGTCTGGAGCTTCACCGCGTCCGCGCCTGCCGCCTTCGCGGCCTGCATGATCTCGAACGCACGGCCGATGTCGCCGTTGTGGTTCGCAGAGAGCTCGGCGACGACGTAGGGCGGATCCTGCGTCGAGATGCGGCGACCAGCGATCGTGACGGCTCGCATGGGTTCTCCTGGGCGTCGGGTCAGGTCGGTGAGGTCAGGGGGCGAACGAGGAGCCACGCGGGTACGTCCGCGACGATGGTGTCGGACTCGTGCGCGAACCCGGCGCGCTCGAACGCAGCGCGCGAACGCGGATTGTCGCATCGAATGAACGCGCGGACGCGACGCGCTCCGGAGCGCCATGCGACTCGCGCGACACCGGCCTCGATCACGCGCGCTGCGAGCCGGCGGCCACGGTGCTCGGGCGCGATCGTGATCCCGATGTCGACGACGTCGGCCTCGGACCGATCGAAGCGGACGAGGCCGATGTCTCGCTCCTCGCGATCGACGGCGATCCAGAGCCACGCGTCGATGCTCTGCCGCTTGCTCGCGAACCAGCGGAGGTGATCGTCGAGCGGGATCGGTGCGCTCCGGAAGGACCCGCTGCGAGTCTCGGGGTCGTTCGCCCAGGCGTGGAGCAGCGGACCGTCTTCGGCGCGCACCGCCCGCAACCGCAGCTCGGCGGCGTCGAGGTGCATCGCGACGCGCGCGGCGCCTTCGCCGTCGATCAGCTCCTGGCCGCGCCTCGCGAGCTCCGTCCGTGCCGTGCGTGAGCCCACGAGGTGCACGAGGGCTTCACGCACGTCGGCGGCCCCGAAGTCGTCTGCAGATCCCAGCGCGTGCGCGATCCCGAGGCGAGCTGCGGAGCGGAGCACGGGCTCCTGGTTCGGCGCCGTCGACACGAGCGCCATGGGCGTGCCGAGGTAGGCGAGCTCCCAGGTCGTGCTGCCCGACGCGGCAATCGCGAGGTCGGCCCGCGCGAGCCGCACCGGAACGTCGGGAGGATCGATCAACGTGTCGACGCCGCGTTCCGTCGTGGAGCGCGCGGAGAGCGAGGCCGCGTCGGGATTCGCTGCGCCCACGAGCGCGGTGATCTCGAGATCGGGCGAGATGCCCCTCAGCAGCTCGATCGCGCGCGTGGTCAGGCGCGAGGGGTCGGCGCCGCCGAACGTGACCAGCACGCGAGACGCTCGCTCGGGGTGCGTCCGATCGGGGCGCGATGACGAGAGGAACTCGCGGCGGAGCATCGCGAACCGTGCGCCGGCCAGCACGGCGCCGTTCGCGCGTGGGTAGAGCGCTTCGTCTCCGTGCAGGTTCTGGTTGAGCACGTCGCTCGCGATCGCCTCGCGCGAGCCGTCGTCATCGATCACCAGCGTGCGGTGCCCTGCGCGCGCCAGCTCGTCGGCGTACCGCGAGCCCATGTGGTAGCCGTCGACGACCACGGCCCGCGGTGCGATGTCGCGCAGCGCGCGAAGCGTCTCCCGGAGATCGTCGCCGTCTCCGGTGCCGCGCGCCCCGATGACCTCCACGTGCTCGCGCGTGAGACGCTCGACCAGCCGCGGGGGCGACGACGTCAAGAACACGGCGCGCCCACCGCGCTCCTGCCACGCGTGCGCGAGCGCGAGCGAACGCAGCACGTGCCCGACGCCGATCCTGGGTCCGGCGTCCGCGCGGACGACGAGCACCGGCGCGGTCATCGAGCGAGCGCGGTCGCGATCACGTCCACGACGCGATCGACGTCGGCATCTTCCATAGCCGGAAAGAGCGGCAGGCTCAGGCATCCCGCGTAGTAGCGCTCGGCGCCGTCGAAGACGCCGCCCGAGAGCCCGCTCGCGACGAAGTCGGGTTGGCGGTGGACAGGGATGTAGTGGACCTGCGGCAGGATCGCTGCCTCTCGCAGCGCGGTGTACAGCGCGAGCCGACGCGCCGCGACCGACTCGAGCGCCTCCCGATCGCGCGGGACCAGCCGCGCCACGTACAGGTGGTACGACGACGTCACCCCGGGACGCACGCGGAGCGGCACGATCCGATCGGCGAGCGCGGCGAGAGCCCGGTCGTAGCGCGCTGCGAGCTCCCGGCGTCGCTCGACGAAGCGCGCAGCCTTGCGCATCTGCGAGAGGCCGAGCGCGCACTGCACGTCGGTGATGCGGTAGTGGTAACCGAGCGTTCGCTGCTCGTAGTACCAGGGCCCCTCGTTGCGCGTGAGGCGCGCAGGATCCTTGGTGATCCCGTGGGTGCGCAGCTCGAGGAGCTCGCGGTACGCGCCCTCGTCGTTCGTGACGATCGCGCCGCCCTCGCACGTCGTGACGTGCTTCACCGGATGGAACGAGAAGATCGCCATGTGCGCGTGCGATCCGCTGCCCGCACGATGCGCGCGACCGTCGTGCTCGTAGCTCGCGCCGAGCGAGTGCGCGGCGTCCTCGATCACGATCGCGCCGAGCTCGTCGGCGAGCGCGCGGACCGCCGGCAGATCGGCGATTGCTCCCGAGAAATCCACGGGGATCAGCACGCGCGTGGCTTGACCGGCTCGCGCGAGGTCGTTCGCGGCCGCGCGCATCGAGTCCACCCGCACGAGCGCGGTCTCGGGATCGACATCCGCGAGGCGAGGTGCTCCGCCCGCGTAGCGAATCGCGTTCGCGGAGGCAACGAACGTGATGTCCGACGTGACGCCGCCGACGCCGGCGCGCACGCCCGCCGCGAGGCATGCGAGGTGGAGCGCCGCCGTGCCCGACGCCACCGCGACGGCGTACCGCGCGCCCGCGACCTCCGCGACCGCCCCTTCGAATCGTGCGACGGTCGGGCCCTGAGTGAGCCAATCGCCGCGCAGCGTCTCGACGACCGCCGCGACGTCGTCGTCATCGATGAGCTGCCGACCGTAGGGGAGAAGACGCTGGCTCACGTCACCACGCCCATCGGTTGGAGTCGAGCCACGCGCGAGTGCGACGCAAACCCTCCTCGAGGCTCGTCTTCGGCTCCCATCCGAGAAGGCGCTTCGCCTTCGACGCGTCGGTGCAGAGCCGCATGATCTCGGCCTGCGGGTGATCGTGCGGCACCCGCTCGACGATGTTCGAGCCCGTTCGGCAGAGCTCCGCGAGGTCGCGCACTGCGATGTCGCGGCCGGTGCCGGCGTTGATCACCTCGCCCTCGGCCGCGTCGCTCGTCGCAGCGCGCACGACGAAGTCGGCGCAGTCCTCGACGTACAGGAGGTCACGCGTCTGCTCACCCGTGCCCTTCACGAGGAGCGGCTTCCCGGCGAGATCGCGCTGCAGGAAGATCGACACGACGCCCCCTTCGCCGTTGCTCTTCTGGAACGGGCCGTACGTGTTGAACGGCCGAACGACCGTGACCGGCAGCCGATACGCGTGGAAGTACGAGAGCGCGAGATGATCCGATGCGATCTTCGACGCCGCGTACGGCGATGCAGGTCGGAACGGATGCGTCTCGACGATGGGCGTCGACGACGTCGCGTACACCATGCAGGTCGACATCACGACCACGCGCGGACGCCGATCGCGCAGGCGCGGCACGTCGCGATCGAAGTCGAACTGTCGCGCATCGACGTCGAGGCCGTTCCGCGCGAAGTACTCGCGACGGCAGGCCTCGAGCACACGAAAGGTGCCCTCGACGTCGTTGCGAAACGTCGGGTACGGATCGTCGATCGACTTCTGCACGTGGATCGACGCGCCGAGATGGAGCACGAGATCCCACGGCCCACGGCGGAACACGCTGCCGAGCACCTCGGGATCGGCGAGGTCGCCGTGCACGAGGCCGGTGAACCCCGGGTGTCCCTCCAGCTCGCGCAGGTTCTCTCGCCGGCCATTGCTGAGGTCGTCGAGCGCGAGCACTTCGTGCCCGTCGTCGAGGAGACGCTGCACGACCCAGCGCCCGATGAATCCCGCTCCTCCGGTGATCAAGCAGCGCATCTCAGCTCCTCGGCGCGAACGGGTCGAGGACCCGGGTCTCGCGCAGATACGCGACGATCTCGTCACGCGTCATCAGTCGGTCGTTGCCCGAGTGCCATTCCCGATCGACGACGCGACCGTCGGGAAAATCCGCGAGCTCCGGCCGGTCGGGGTACCGCGTCTCGGCGGGGGGAAGGATCACCAGCA is a window encoding:
- the pseG gene encoding UDP-2,4-diacetamido-2,4,6-trideoxy-beta-L-altropyranose hydrolase; translation: MPEPAALSGYGRCRRRSRRGRDRDRARSMTAPVLVVRADAGPRIGVGHVLRSLALAHAWQERGGRAVFLTSSPPRLVERLTREHVEVIGARGTGDGDDLRETLRALRDIAPRAVVVDGYHMGSRYADELARAGHRTLVIDDDGSREAIASDVLNQNLHGDEALYPRANGAVLAGARFAMLRREFLSSSRPDRTHPERASRVLVTFGGADPSRLTTRAIELLRGISPDLEITALVGAANPDAASLSARSTTERGVDTLIDPPDVPVRLARADLAIAASGSTTWELAYLGTPMALVSTAPNQEPVLRSAARLGIAHALGSADDFGAADVREALVHLVGSRTARTELARRGQELIDGEGAARVAMHLDAAELRLRAVRAEDGPLLHAWANDPETRSGSFRSAPIPLDDHLRWFASKRQSIDAWLWIAVDREERDIGLVRFDRSEADVVDIGITIAPEHRGRRLAARVIEAGVARVAWRSGARRVRAFIRCDNPRSRAAFERAGFAHESDTIVADVPAWLLVRPLTSPT
- the pseC gene encoding UDP-4-amino-4,6-dideoxy-N-acetyl-beta-L-altrosamine transaminase, with protein sequence MSQRLLPYGRQLIDDDDVAAVVETLRGDWLTQGPTVARFEGAVAEVAGARYAVAVASGTAALHLACLAAGVRAGVGGVTSDITFVASANAIRYAGGAPRLADVDPETALVRVDSMRAAANDLARAGQATRVLIPVDFSGAIADLPAVRALADELGAIVIEDAAHSLGASYEHDGRAHRAGSGSHAHMAIFSFHPVKHVTTCEGGAIVTNDEGAYRELLELRTHGITKDPARLTRNEGPWYYEQRTLGYHYRITDVQCALGLSQMRKAARFVERRRELAARYDRALAALADRIVPLRVRPGVTSSYHLYVARLVPRDREALESVAARRLALYTALREAAILPQVHYIPVHRQPDFVASGLSGGVFDGAERYYAGCLSLPLFPAMEDADVDRVVDVIATALAR
- a CDS encoding dTDP-glucose 4,6-dehydratase translates to MRCLITGGAGFIGRWVVQRLLDDGHEVLALDDLSNGRRENLRELEGHPGFTGLVHGDLADPEVLGSVFRRGPWDLVLHLGASIHVQKSIDDPYPTFRNDVEGTFRVLEACRREYFARNGLDVDARQFDFDRDVPRLRDRRPRVVVMSTCMVYATSSTPIVETHPFRPASPYAASKIASDHLALSYFHAYRLPVTVVRPFNTYGPFQKSNGEGGVVSIFLQRDLAGKPLLVKGTGEQTRDLLYVEDCADFVVRAATSDAAEGEVINAGTGRDIAVRDLAELCRTGSNIVERVPHDHPQAEIMRLCTDASKAKRLLGWEPKTSLEEGLRRTRAWLDSNRWAW